In the Ilumatobacteraceae bacterium genome, one interval contains:
- a CDS encoding lipase maturation factor family protein produces the protein MDWVTTGEYDVARIVLQRGVALTYLLAFVNVLDQFRPLLGEQGLMPVPRYLERVDFRRAPSLFQWHYSDSLAAAIGWTGVVLATAALSGGFDAVPVWAALVGWLVLWALYLSVVNVGQTFYGFGWESLLLEAGLCVAFLGNAQVATPIVTLFVLRWLLFRVEFGAGMIKMRGDACWRNLTCLDYHHETQPMPSPTSRTFHLLPTWFHRIETGSNHVAQLVAPWALFFPQPIAGIGAALIIVTQCYLMLSGNYAWLNFVTLILGFAAIPDSWFDAVGISVGTQPASATWFEWLALAFAVGVVILSWRPLLNLFSPDQRMNFSYNPYHVVNSYGAFGSITRHRREVVVEGSVDGETWQAYEFRGKPTDPDRRPGQFAPYHLRLDWLMWFLALSPRYGSAWFERFVDRLLEADPATLALLAHDPFDGRPPTMVRARIVDYRFATRSERRETGHRWVTGASRPMLGPLTGG, from the coding sequence GTGGACTGGGTGACGACCGGCGAGTACGACGTCGCTCGGATCGTGCTCCAGCGTGGGGTGGCGCTCACGTACCTGCTCGCCTTCGTGAACGTGCTCGATCAGTTCCGTCCGCTGCTCGGCGAGCAGGGGCTGATGCCCGTGCCGCGCTATCTGGAACGAGTCGACTTTCGCCGAGCTCCGAGCCTGTTCCAGTGGCACTACTCCGATTCGCTGGCGGCGGCGATCGGGTGGACCGGTGTCGTGCTGGCGACGGCGGCGTTGTCCGGCGGCTTCGACGCCGTGCCCGTCTGGGCCGCACTCGTCGGGTGGTTGGTGCTGTGGGCGCTCTATCTGTCGGTGGTCAACGTCGGCCAGACGTTCTACGGCTTCGGATGGGAGTCGCTGCTCCTCGAGGCCGGGCTGTGCGTGGCGTTTCTCGGCAACGCACAGGTCGCCACCCCGATCGTCACGCTGTTCGTGCTGCGGTGGCTGCTGTTCCGCGTCGAATTCGGCGCAGGGATGATCAAGATGCGCGGCGACGCCTGCTGGCGCAACCTCACCTGCCTCGACTACCACCACGAGACCCAACCGATGCCGAGCCCCACCTCGCGCACCTTCCACCTGCTTCCCACGTGGTTCCATCGCATCGAGACCGGCTCCAACCACGTTGCGCAACTCGTGGCGCCCTGGGCGCTGTTCTTCCCGCAGCCGATCGCGGGCATCGGGGCGGCGCTGATCATCGTGACGCAGTGCTACCTGATGCTGTCGGGGAACTACGCATGGCTCAACTTCGTCACCCTGATCCTCGGATTCGCAGCAATTCCCGACAGCTGGTTCGACGCCGTGGGCATCTCGGTCGGCACACAACCGGCGTCGGCGACGTGGTTCGAATGGCTGGCCCTGGCGTTCGCCGTCGGCGTGGTGATCTTGAGTTGGCGACCGCTGCTGAACCTGTTCAGCCCCGATCAGCGGATGAACTTCTCCTACAACCCGTATCACGTGGTCAACTCCTACGGCGCGTTCGGCAGCATCACCCGACACCGGCGCGAGGTGGTCGTCGAAGGCTCCGTCGACGGCGAGACGTGGCAGGCCTACGAGTTCCGTGGCAAACCGACCGACCCGGATCGTCGGCCCGGACAGTTCGCTCCGTACCACCTCCGGCTCGACTGGCTGATGTGGTTCCTCGCGCTGTCGCCGCGCTACGGCAGCGCCTGGTTCGAACGCTTCGTCGATCGGCTGCTGGAGGCTGATCCTGCGACACTGGCCCTGCTCGCCCACGATCCGTTCGACGGTCGACCCCCGACGATGGTGCGGGCGCGGATCGTCGACTACCGCTTCGCTACCCGATCGGAACGGCGCGAGACCGGACACCGCTGGGTCACCGGGGCCTCACGGCCGATGTTGGGCCCCCTCACGGGTGGATGA
- a CDS encoding trypsin-like peptidase domain-containing protein: MAQRHRLPVPTLPLAAFTLVPLLVVGCDSGEDTADPAATIESTGRATTRAPDSSSAVDESVAATVVDDDRGDDLSPARGLGLVPELVRRIEPSIVAVSVSSTAGPGGEGSGVIIRSDGLVVTNNHVVDNAVDVAVVLADGTRLPATIEATDVFTDLALLRIDRDDLPAAELAADYPEIGELAVALGNPLGFENTVTAGIISGLGRAIPAGAVRGGQSLVDLVQTDAAISPGNSGGALVDAEGRVVGINVAYIPPAVGAVSLGFAIPSPTVIDVIDELLADGTAEHAYLGVQLSTVTDMMADQLSVEVGRGVAVIAAEPGTPAQRAGLEPGDVIVEVDDNSIADLSGFLTVLRRFDPGDTVELSVVRDGETMTVDVQLTERPID; the protein is encoded by the coding sequence ATGGCTCAGCGACACCGGCTTCCCGTTCCCACGCTTCCTCTCGCGGCATTCACACTCGTTCCGCTGCTGGTCGTCGGATGCGACTCCGGTGAGGACACCGCCGACCCCGCTGCGACGATCGAGTCAACGGGCCGAGCGACCACGAGAGCACCGGACTCGTCGAGCGCGGTCGACGAGAGTGTGGCGGCCACCGTCGTCGACGACGATCGGGGAGACGATCTGTCCCCCGCCCGGGGCTTGGGGCTCGTGCCCGAGCTCGTCCGCCGGATCGAGCCGTCGATCGTCGCCGTGAGCGTCAGCTCGACGGCCGGTCCAGGTGGCGAGGGATCGGGTGTCATCATCCGGTCCGACGGTCTCGTCGTCACCAACAACCACGTGGTGGACAACGCCGTGGACGTCGCCGTCGTGCTCGCCGACGGCACGCGGCTGCCCGCGACGATCGAGGCGACCGATGTGTTCACCGACCTGGCGCTCCTGCGGATCGATCGCGACGACCTCCCGGCCGCCGAGCTCGCCGCCGATTACCCCGAGATCGGCGAGCTGGCCGTGGCCCTCGGGAATCCACTCGGCTTCGAGAACACCGTCACCGCCGGGATCATCTCCGGGCTCGGTCGCGCGATCCCTGCGGGCGCAGTGCGTGGCGGTCAGTCGCTCGTCGACCTCGTCCAGACGGATGCGGCGATCTCGCCGGGCAACTCCGGCGGTGCGCTCGTCGACGCCGAAGGGCGAGTGGTCGGGATCAACGTCGCCTACATCCCGCCGGCCGTGGGTGCCGTGAGCCTCGGCTTCGCGATCCCGTCGCCGACGGTGATCGACGTGATCGACGAGCTCCTCGCCGACGGCACGGCCGAACACGCCTACCTCGGGGTGCAGCTGTCGACGGTGACCGACATGATGGCGGACCAGCTGAGCGTGGAGGTCGGCCGCGGGGTCGCCGTGATCGCTGCCGAACCCGGTACACCCGCCCAGCGCGCCGGCCTGGAGCCGGGTGACGTGATCGTCGAAGTCGACGACAACTCGATCGCCGACCTCTCCGGCTTCCTGACGGTGCTCCGCCGATTCGATCCCGGCGACACCGTCGAGCTGTCCGTCGTGCGTGATGGCGAAACGATGACCGTCGACGTCCAACTGACCGAGCGGCCCATCGACTGA